In Anopheles gambiae chromosome 2, idAnoGambNW_F1_1, whole genome shotgun sequence, a single window of DNA contains:
- the LOC1274565 gene encoding uncharacterized protein LOC1274565 isoform X3, protein MPSCDRCVSVEFEVPSLNFPGQVHRWRLSQFLQKGSERTRDSLLSDLALSARFIVITAKERLTGHFFSVAHAFRALLQGLIKLVDMIVGVPSLLAHNLDNKIKEERCRFLVAELVCRNEYEDCLDSLCSYVRHQLRRATMEKFDVNCNQAQPIPYLYVTPKGQDIDLRLFSKDTMRRALPILVGILEKETRGWFLHFRERLIAELRERKMTDAEIEEEVNDAVMKEYLQRVYTSILSNVELAELGENIPQLLVQQAQSVVIMHKAVDKIQKELKKSREEMEKTLQEQHPVLSRVYPWLRAKLNAGEQAKLSKITWGAHEEALRAAQRLNLHQTVYFLNRDLAFMKEREPVLLKELKNAKTPTRNFQWACRIWSPKSWIIRRSFQGHSEVIPTVICQQATSIVTPRSDPSQPVFLVEKELIRSTSTRWPMWRLLNLFQRTWTWTWNIMFLLGVIVPWCSPLGLRALFCKKPFMADLELSQVNGTLFPRKTSITQTMFSRLMELWRHISKARTHFETEPDTGFIGKGMTRHLNRLYNYFVKGFLGTLVILVLFPLLCFVVSASSLALAVTAPLWMPFITVTLHLYMMLIYDLDCPDESRRNRYCIFLEAVGWNIGIQGLLQPLAAVLVASVICPLIAVLVFFVGIVRYWVRLFWDAATFHLFIKKCGRVPASDSFAVRRIAGPGLALDYYFSIKPEQALAAFEAKMELDELQAYQHSMETIICQPQKDFSQFVEACFGPFSAQLSKSVGPYRQLEREGQDLMTSLHEKLEKRRRDLQTGLTTAVKSRIKLNTMELKIVIQQSAYMLEKFYPSHVIARLSISEEEFWDAKGLSVGDWAGLAGMLYADIFSLDFLTPLSDTDTQFKLEPHAQLDLHRYNEMVQNTSDIMGINGPDLLGNVYAPRGNIQVHSPYLEVSAFNPRSRVMINSRRAEKRNDTTSSGLTTPRVRARRSPMPSPKQKTQSWKPWKRKQQPKHAADKMLIPLPIPHPVHIAISIYNRDSDQPIPIESELCWEILRSIEECQGDQEAIERFRELGDRIDGHHHHHHSHPNRSVGLSVDGLAAIDSSIDSLDSQNSSNSGTKDSMDMIAGATETLPCTNREVTIMMPSQVLGVDDDDDVNVEGNGRGRSDGGAGEMNQHGTTNTTVVIMPSANGSGSVTTATVATGGAGAGGAITPSSVTAAPTHFHWTLRNWGGGNGGQSGAQGNRRRNTSYTYSSATTTSGGAGQLNSGSATNSANDSQLDQIRVDLASPEDISLDTDSSRAMFTAAYGTSV, encoded by the exons AGTTTGAGGTACCGAGTTTGAACTTTCCGGGACAAGTACATCGCTGGCGATTGTCACAGTTTCTGCAGAAAGGATCCGAAAGGACAAGGGACTCGCTGCTTAGCGATCTGGCACTATCCGCTCGCTTCATCGTTATCACTGCCAAAGAACGCCTAACCGGTCACTTTTTCTCTGTTGCCCATGCCTTTCGAGCACTGCTGCAGGGATTGATTAAGCTGGTGGACATGATTGTCG GTGTTCCCTCATTGCTAGCGCATAATTTAGATAACAAAATTAAAGAAGAGCGTTGTCGGTTTTTGGTAGCAGAACTAGTTTGTAGG AACGAATATGAAGACTGCCTAGATTCGCTATGTAGCTATGTGCGCCACCAACTACGCCGAGCCACCATGGAAAAGTTCGACGTGAACTGCAACCAAGCGCAACCGATTCCTTATCTATACGTGACACCCAAAGGACAGGACATCGATTTGCGTCTCTTCTCTAAGGACACAATGCGTCGGGCTCTTCCGATACTTGTTGGTATTCTGGAGAAGGAAACACGAGGCTGGTTTTTACACTTTCGTGAAAGGTTGATAGCCGAACTGCGCGAACGAAAAATGACCGACGCCGAAATTGAGGAAGAAGTAAACGATGCCGTAATGAAGGAGTACCTGCAGCGCGTCTATACATCTATCCTGTCTAATGTCGAACTAGCCGAACTGGGAGAGAACATACCGCAATTGCTCGTGCAGCAGGCACAATCAGTGGTCATAATGCACAA AGCGGTTGACAAAATACAGAAGGAGCTGAAAAAATCGCGTGAAGAAATGGAGAAAACGTTACAAGAGCAGCATCCCGTACTGTCCCGCGTCTATCCGTGGCTGCGCGCTAAGCTGAACGCCGGTGAGCAGGCAAAGCTGTCGAAAATTACCTGGGGAGCGCACGAGGAGGCACTGCGGGCTGCGCAGCGTCTCAATCTGCACCAGACGGTATATTTTCTGAATCGCGACCTAGCGTTCATGAAAGAG CGGGAACCCGTCTTGCTGAAGGAATTAAAAAATGCGAAAACACCAACGCGTAACTTTCAGTGGGCTTGCCGTATCTGGTCGCCTAAATCATGGATTATTCGGCGCAGTTTCCAAGGCCATTCGGAAGTAATACCGACGGTCATCTGCCAGCAGGCTACCTCGATCGTTACACCACGCTCAGATCCGAGTCAGCCCGTCTTTTTGGTCGAAAAGGAGCTGATCCGTTCTACGAGTACACGTTGGCCGATGTGGCGCTTGCTGAACCTGTTCCAACGCACCTGGACCTGGACCTGGAACATAATGTTCTTGCTCGGTGTCATCGTGCCCTGGTGCAGTCCACTCGGTTTGCGTGCCCTGTTCTGTAAGAAACCATTCATGGCCGATCTAGAGCTGTCGCAAGTGAATGGCACACTTTTCCCGCGCAAAACCAGTATCACGCAGACGATGTTTTCGCGACTGATGGAACTGTGGCGTCACATCTCCAAGGCTCGGACACATTTCGAGACGGAGCCGGACACAGGATTCATAGGAAAGGGCATGACGCGCCATTTGAACCGGTTGTACAACTACTTCGTGAAAGGATTTCTGGGCACACTGGTCATTTTGGTGTTGTTCCCTCTGCTATGTTTCGTCGTCAGCGCATCCAGTCTGGCACTAGCCGTCACAGCCCCGCTCTGGATGCCATTCATTACGGTCACGTTGCATCTTTACATGATGCTGATCTACGATCTTGACTGTCCGGACGAGAGCCGCCGCAATCGATACTGTATCTTCCTCGAAGCGGTTGGATGGAACATTGGCATTCAGGGTTTGCTTCAACCGTTGGCAGCCGTACTGGTAGCGTCTGTAATTTGTCCGTTAATAGCGGTGTTGGTATTCTTCGTCGGTAttgtacggtactgggtgcgTCTATTTTGGGATGCCGCTACATTCCATTTGTTTATCAAAAAGTGTGGGCGGGTGCCTGCTAGCGATAGCTTTGCCGTCCGCCGGATAGCAGGGCCTGGTTTAGCGCTGGATTACTATTTTTCGATCAAACCAGAACAAGCGCTGGCAGCGTTCGAAGCCAAGATGGAGCTGGATGAGCTACAG GCATATCAACACTCCATGGAAACTATCATTTGCCAGCCGCAAAAGGACTTTAGCCAATTTGTGGAAGCCTGCTTTGGACCGTTTTCAGCACAGCTTTCCAAAAGTGTTGGTCCATACCGTCAGCTAGAGCGCGAAGGTCAAGACCTGATGACATCGCTCCACGAGAAGCTAGAGAAGAGGCGGCGGGATTTGCAAACGGGCCTAACGACCGCGGTAAAATCACGCATCAAGCTGAACACGATGGAACTAAAAATTGTGATTCAGCAGTCAGCATATATGCTGGAAAAATTCTACCCATCGCACGTGATTGCTCGCCTGTCCATCAGCGAGGAAGAGTTCTGGGATGCGAAGGGTCTGTCGGTGGGCGATTGGGCTGGATTGGCGGGTATGCTGTACGCGGACATATTTAGCCTAGATTTTTTGACCCCACTTTCCGATACCGATACACAGTTCAAGCTAGAACCACACGCACAGTTAGATTTGCATCGGTATAACGAGATGGTACAAAACACCAGCGATATAATGGGCATTAATGGGCCGGATCTGTTGGGTAATGTGTATGCCCCGCGTGGGAACATTCAAGTCCATTCGCCATACTTGGAGGTGTCCGCGTTCAACCCACGATCGCGCGTAATGATCAATTCACGGCGAGCGGAAAAGCGCAA CGATACGACATCATCTGGGCTGACAACGCCACGAGTTCGAGCACGTCGCTCACCAATGCCGTCGCCGAAACAGAAAACTCAAAGCTGGAAACCTTGGAAGCGAAAACAGCAACCGAAGCATGCCGCCGACAAGATGTTGATTCCGCTGCCCATTCCGCACCCCGTGCATATTGCCATATCAATCTACAATCGTGACTCGGACCAACCGATCCCGATCGAGTCGGAACTTTGTTGGGAGATACTGCGATCGATCGAGGAGTGTCAGGGAGACCAAGAAGCGATCGAGCGCTTCCGTGAACTGGGCGATCGGATCGACggtcaccatcaccatcatcattcgCATCCGAACCGTTCGGTCGGTTTGAGTGTGGACGGGCTGGCCGCTATCGATAGCAGTATCGATTCTCTCGACTCCCAGAACTCGTCCAACTCGGGGACCAAGGATAGCATGGATATGATAGCGGGTGCGACGGAAACGTTACCATGTACTAACCGCGAGGTGACGATCATGATGCCCTCTCAAGTGCTCGGAgtagatgacgatgatgacgttAACGTGGAAGGCAATGGTCGCGGACGCAGTGACGGTGGTGCCGGCGAGATGAATCAACACGGCACCACCAATACAACGGTGGTCATCATGCCATCGGCAAACGGTTCCGGCAGCGTGACGACGGCAACAGTCGCTACCGGTGGTGCCGGTGCCGGCGGAGCTATAACACCGTCATCTGTCACCGCCGCCCCGACACACTTCCACTGGACCCTGCGCAATTGGGGCGGTGGAAATGGGGGGCAGTCGGGAGCGCAAGGCAACCGTCGACGGAATACTAGCTACACGTATAGCAGTGCTACCACCACTAGTGGTGGCGCAGGCCAGTTGAATAGTGGCAGCGCCACCAACTCGGCCAACGATAGTCAGCTGGACCAAATCCGTGTCGATCTAGCCAGTCCGGAAGACATTTCGCTTGATACCGATAGTTCACGGGCGATGTTTACTGCTGCGTATGGTACATCTGTTTGA
- the LOC1274567 gene encoding dephospho-CoA kinase domain-containing protein, with amino-acid sequence MFLVALTGGIASGKSTVTKIFRDNGVPVIDADAIARQVVEPGRPAWHKIKAAFGEEVFHAESGELNREALGRIIFDDVEKRRVLNEITHPEIHRTIYREVIKCFFMGHNFVVLDLPLLFEIRVMLNYIHKIITVTCEEDIQVTRLMDRSQYTEAEAKKRIKAQMPLELKCEQSHFVIENSGTLRDTEEQTLKILAILQDSNQHWKMRGVIFATAALLVSSIAWLLNYKYKWFNSN; translated from the exons ATGTTTCTCGTTGCGTTAACCGGCGGTATCGCCTCTGGAAAGAGCACCGTGACAAAGATCTTCCGCGACAACGGAGTTCCGGTAATCGATGCCGATGCCATCGCCCGCCAAG TGGTTGAACCGGGCCGACCAGCATGGCATAAAATCAAGGCCGCCTTTGGTGAGGAAGTCTTCCATGCCGAGAGCGGAGAGCTGAACCGAGAAGCGCTCGGGCGCATCATATTCGATGATGTAGAGAAGCGTCGAGTGCTGAATGAAATCACACATCCCGAAATTCACCGCACCATCTACCGGGAGGTGATCAAGTGTTTCTTTATGGggcacaattttgtggtgCTCGATCTACCGCTGCTGTTCGAAATACGAGTCATGTTGAACTACATCCATAAAATCATTACCGTCACATG CGAGGAAGATATTCAAGTCACCCGTTTGATGGATCGGAGTCAATACACCGAGGCAGAGGCGAAAAAGCGCATCAAAGCACAGATGCCACTGGAGCTAAAATGCGAACAATCACATTTTGTGATTGAAAATTCAG GTACACTAAGAGACACTGAAGAGCAAACGCTAAAAATCCTCGCCATCCTGCAGGATAGTAATCAGCATTGGAAAATGCGAGGCGTCATCTTTGCTACGGCGGCGTTGCTCGTTTCCAGCATCGCGTGGCTTTTAAACTACAAGTACAAGTGGTTCAACTCGAACTGA
- the LOC1274566 gene encoding zinc finger protein 585A isoform X1: MQQRHRTIRCNCCNETADRLIEFESEVLLLEREVKIREMIGIFQLPQESLLRKTNGICTTCLERLENCFLFYETLITTITMKEHSITASPKKDNIPTIRCTDCDSAFESMQDLEKHAKVQHCPTKQHQQQFHYCSACQKSFKTNRGLLQHNAIYHESQELHRCYICERQFLTKTNLQNHMRFHKDHVCSFCNSGWTDECQLLEHVRTTHRDGLFVCRFCNKQERLKKCLNRHLRTAHGQEVNPYYCGHCRNAEATHSYDSYVALMNHLQEQHTAEDDTTTAAKELHGTLLNASLFGKELELLEDDKVVDVEQDRFLQNLHLVRSVPERPKTCQPLEPRIDQRTVLEDFLDETFENDEIWNKYIDNGEEYLIDDYDIYLKGMDESEKQEEVCMYLCPQCKQGFQSQRNLTIHLAEEHDVSSLVCNDCGASFTRHASYRIHRREHLKENVRFRESNIPEMEEALSLVQSTSLDYSVHEEESGYVFTCNLCDRTFQRKHNLEKHRCLYYEQLEHSNTSEQQGAGVNGTELQQCSHCQFRTTSSQELETHQQRIHQSDMEPSEPVYCMLCDRRFSSISGLKYHLKRHTGIKAFACLYCEKTFTANSNLNAHIRSVHSARKDYRCDECNESFTTKDHLNKHQRSRHRQERAFVCGECGKNYLQRSHLNEHVAASHREDRYLCHVCNGSYVSKSSLKRHQQQKHGVMKRDEK, translated from the exons ATGCAGCAGCGGCATCGTACAATTCGGTGCAATTGCTGCAACGAGACTGCAGATCGGTTGATAGAGTTCGAATCCGAGGTGCTTCTTTTGGAAAGGGAAGTGAAAATACGTGAAATGATTGGAATTTTCCAGTTACCCCAA GAATCCTTACTACGAAAAACGAATGGTATATGTACAACATGCTTGGAGCGGCTCGAAAATTGCTTTCTCTTCTACGAAACATTAATAACAACCATCACCATGAAAGAGCATAGTATCACTGCATCGCCCAAAAAGGATAACATCCCCACCATACGTTGCACTGACTGTGATTCGGCATTTGAATCGATGCAGGATTTAGAAAAACATGCGAAAGTGCAACACTGTCCAACgaaacagcatcagcagcagtttCATTACTGCTCAGCGTGTCAGAAATCGTTCAAAACCAACCGTGGCCTGCTTCAGCACAATGCAATCTATCACGAGTCCCAAGAATTGCACCGCTGCTACATCTGTGAGCGACAGTTTCTCACAAAAACCAACTTACAAAACCACATGCGCTTTCACAAGGATCATGTGTGCAGCTTTTGCAACAGCGGATGGACAGACGAATGTCAACTGTTGGAGCACGTGCGTACCACTCATAGAGATGGGCTGTTTGTTTGCCGGTTTTGCAACAAGCAGGAACGGCTCAAGAAATGTCTCAATCGACACCTTCGCACAGCCCACGGGCAAGAGGTGAATCCGTATTACTGTGGGCATTGCCGGAATGCGGAGGCAACGCATAGCTACGACAGCTATGTAGCGTTGATGAACCATTTGCAGGAGCAACATACCGCGGAAGATGATACCACTACTGCAGCAAAAGAATTGCATGGCACACTGCTAAATGCATCCCTGTTTGGCAAAGAGCTGGAATTGCTCGAGGACGACAAGGTAGTAGATGTTGAGCAGGATCGTTTTTTGCAGAACTTGCATCTCGTCCGGAGCGTTCCGGAGAGGCCGAAAACTTGTCAGCCGCTGGAACCGCGCATCGATCAGCGGACGGTTCTGGAGGATTTTCTCGACGAAACGTTCGAGAATGATGAGATCTGGAACAAGTATATCGATAATGGAGAAGAGTATCTGATCGACGATTATGATATCTACCTCAAGGGAATGGATGAATCGGAGAAACAGGAAGAAGTGTGCATGTACCTGTGTCCACAGTGTAAGCAAGGGTTTCAGAGCCAGCGAAACCTGACGATTCATTTGGCGGAAGAGCACGACGTGTCCAGTTTGGTGTGCAACGATTGTGGAGCTAGTTTTACGCGGCATGCAAGCTATCGCATCCATCGGCGCGAACATCTGAAGGAGAATGTTCGATTTCGTGAGAGCAACATTCCCGAAATGGAGGAAGCGCTATCGCTAGTCCAAAGCACATCCTTGGACTATTCCGTGCACGAGGAGGAAAGCGGTTATGTGTTTACCTGTAATCTGTGCGATCGCACCTTCCAGCGGAAGCACAACCTCGAAAAGCACAGATGTCTGTACTACGAACAACTGGAGCACTCCAACACTTCAGAGCAGCAGGGTGCAGGTGTCAATGGGACGGAATTGCAGCAATGCTCACACTGCCAGTTCCGCACGACATCAAGCCAGGAGCTGGAAACCCATCAGCAACGCATACATCAATCGGACATGGAGCCATCGGAGCCCGTCTATTGCATGCTTTGCGATCGTCGGTTCAGTTCCATATCCGGGCTGAAGTATCACTTGAAACGACACACAGGCATTAAGGCATTCGCTTGTCTGTACTGTGAGAAAACGTTTACGGCCAACTCGAACCTGAACGCGCACATTCGGAGTGTGCACAGCGCGCGAAAGGACTACCGGTGTGACGAATGCAACGAATCTTTTACCACGAAAGATCACCTGAACAAACACCAACGATCGCGGCATCGACAGGAGcgagcgtttgtgtgtggggagTGTGGCAAGAACTACTTGCAACGGTCGCATCTGAACGAACATGTTGCAGCGAGCCATCGGGAGGATCGGTACCTGTGCCATGTTTGCAATGGTTCTTACGTTAGTAAAAGCTCCCTCAAACGGCACCAACAGCAGAAGCATGGTGTTATGAAAAGGGACGAAAAGTGA
- the LOC1274566 gene encoding zinc finger protein 585A isoform X2 produces the protein MIGIFQLPQESLLRKTNGICTTCLERLENCFLFYETLITTITMKEHSITASPKKDNIPTIRCTDCDSAFESMQDLEKHAKVQHCPTKQHQQQFHYCSACQKSFKTNRGLLQHNAIYHESQELHRCYICERQFLTKTNLQNHMRFHKDHVCSFCNSGWTDECQLLEHVRTTHRDGLFVCRFCNKQERLKKCLNRHLRTAHGQEVNPYYCGHCRNAEATHSYDSYVALMNHLQEQHTAEDDTTTAAKELHGTLLNASLFGKELELLEDDKVVDVEQDRFLQNLHLVRSVPERPKTCQPLEPRIDQRTVLEDFLDETFENDEIWNKYIDNGEEYLIDDYDIYLKGMDESEKQEEVCMYLCPQCKQGFQSQRNLTIHLAEEHDVSSLVCNDCGASFTRHASYRIHRREHLKENVRFRESNIPEMEEALSLVQSTSLDYSVHEEESGYVFTCNLCDRTFQRKHNLEKHRCLYYEQLEHSNTSEQQGAGVNGTELQQCSHCQFRTTSSQELETHQQRIHQSDMEPSEPVYCMLCDRRFSSISGLKYHLKRHTGIKAFACLYCEKTFTANSNLNAHIRSVHSARKDYRCDECNESFTTKDHLNKHQRSRHRQERAFVCGECGKNYLQRSHLNEHVAASHREDRYLCHVCNGSYVSKSSLKRHQQQKHGVMKRDEK, from the exons ATGATTGGAATTTTCCAGTTACCCCAA GAATCCTTACTACGAAAAACGAATGGTATATGTACAACATGCTTGGAGCGGCTCGAAAATTGCTTTCTCTTCTACGAAACATTAATAACAACCATCACCATGAAAGAGCATAGTATCACTGCATCGCCCAAAAAGGATAACATCCCCACCATACGTTGCACTGACTGTGATTCGGCATTTGAATCGATGCAGGATTTAGAAAAACATGCGAAAGTGCAACACTGTCCAACgaaacagcatcagcagcagtttCATTACTGCTCAGCGTGTCAGAAATCGTTCAAAACCAACCGTGGCCTGCTTCAGCACAATGCAATCTATCACGAGTCCCAAGAATTGCACCGCTGCTACATCTGTGAGCGACAGTTTCTCACAAAAACCAACTTACAAAACCACATGCGCTTTCACAAGGATCATGTGTGCAGCTTTTGCAACAGCGGATGGACAGACGAATGTCAACTGTTGGAGCACGTGCGTACCACTCATAGAGATGGGCTGTTTGTTTGCCGGTTTTGCAACAAGCAGGAACGGCTCAAGAAATGTCTCAATCGACACCTTCGCACAGCCCACGGGCAAGAGGTGAATCCGTATTACTGTGGGCATTGCCGGAATGCGGAGGCAACGCATAGCTACGACAGCTATGTAGCGTTGATGAACCATTTGCAGGAGCAACATACCGCGGAAGATGATACCACTACTGCAGCAAAAGAATTGCATGGCACACTGCTAAATGCATCCCTGTTTGGCAAAGAGCTGGAATTGCTCGAGGACGACAAGGTAGTAGATGTTGAGCAGGATCGTTTTTTGCAGAACTTGCATCTCGTCCGGAGCGTTCCGGAGAGGCCGAAAACTTGTCAGCCGCTGGAACCGCGCATCGATCAGCGGACGGTTCTGGAGGATTTTCTCGACGAAACGTTCGAGAATGATGAGATCTGGAACAAGTATATCGATAATGGAGAAGAGTATCTGATCGACGATTATGATATCTACCTCAAGGGAATGGATGAATCGGAGAAACAGGAAGAAGTGTGCATGTACCTGTGTCCACAGTGTAAGCAAGGGTTTCAGAGCCAGCGAAACCTGACGATTCATTTGGCGGAAGAGCACGACGTGTCCAGTTTGGTGTGCAACGATTGTGGAGCTAGTTTTACGCGGCATGCAAGCTATCGCATCCATCGGCGCGAACATCTGAAGGAGAATGTTCGATTTCGTGAGAGCAACATTCCCGAAATGGAGGAAGCGCTATCGCTAGTCCAAAGCACATCCTTGGACTATTCCGTGCACGAGGAGGAAAGCGGTTATGTGTTTACCTGTAATCTGTGCGATCGCACCTTCCAGCGGAAGCACAACCTCGAAAAGCACAGATGTCTGTACTACGAACAACTGGAGCACTCCAACACTTCAGAGCAGCAGGGTGCAGGTGTCAATGGGACGGAATTGCAGCAATGCTCACACTGCCAGTTCCGCACGACATCAAGCCAGGAGCTGGAAACCCATCAGCAACGCATACATCAATCGGACATGGAGCCATCGGAGCCCGTCTATTGCATGCTTTGCGATCGTCGGTTCAGTTCCATATCCGGGCTGAAGTATCACTTGAAACGACACACAGGCATTAAGGCATTCGCTTGTCTGTACTGTGAGAAAACGTTTACGGCCAACTCGAACCTGAACGCGCACATTCGGAGTGTGCACAGCGCGCGAAAGGACTACCGGTGTGACGAATGCAACGAATCTTTTACCACGAAAGATCACCTGAACAAACACCAACGATCGCGGCATCGACAGGAGcgagcgtttgtgtgtggggagTGTGGCAAGAACTACTTGCAACGGTCGCATCTGAACGAACATGTTGCAGCGAGCCATCGGGAGGATCGGTACCTGTGCCATGTTTGCAATGGTTCTTACGTTAGTAAAAGCTCCCTCAAACGGCACCAACAGCAGAAGCATGGTGTTATGAAAAGGGACGAAAAGTGA